Genomic segment of Ewingella sp. CoE-038-23:
GCCATCATGGTAGAGGCCGGAGAAGAGAGCTGCTCCAGCACCAGATAGTCATAGCCCCAGCCTTGCAGCGTTTTGCTGGTCAGCTTGCCACCCATCATGTGGCGGTTGCAGTCCACTTCTAGGGTTTTGCCAATCAGCAGTTCAACCTTGAAATTATCCTCATTTTCCAGCTTCGGCAGGTAAATCACCTGACGAACCATCCCCTTTTCTGCCTGCGGGTAAGGCGCGACTTTCTCCAGCGGCAGCTTGCTGATATCAGCAGAATCCCCCGTCGCCGCCGCCATCGAATTAGCAGAGAGAGCCATCATCATTCCAGACAGTGCCAAGGCCATGAGTTTCATATTCAATCCCTATGTTTGTGTTCTCTGAGAACCTTTCTCAGATGAAAGAATTACTTTGGTAAGTTTTTTTAGCATAAATGATTGGTTATATCAAAATTCATAGTAGTAATTTTACATAAAGCATTAACCATCGGGATCATGTAAAACCCTTTACCACTTTTTCCCTGTTTCTTTCGCCGGCAAGCACGGTTTTGCTCTAAAACCTCGGGGCCGCAGGCTATCCCGACTATTCTCCCGCCCTCGCCGTCTGTGCAGCAGTAAGCCAAGCCGAAGTCTCGTCGAGTAATAATTCACCACGAAAAAAGTGGGAAAAAGGATAAGAAATGGCAGTAAATGACGCAGCCGATGCAGGGTAAAAAGATGGCCTAATGCCCGTCTGGCGTAATCGATGAATATCAGCGTCATAACGCGGTTCCTGAATGGCGATGACGCTATTCAACTCAAGCCGTGTCCAGAGTTACGCGATGTTTCATCAAGGATGTATCAAGACGGGCAATTATTGTTGCCCGTCTTGGCTCTCAGGGCGATAAGGGTAATAAAGAAGGCAAAAAGATCGAGATAAGCAATCCCCCGGCTTCCAGCTGTCTGGCGTGAATGGTGCCGCCATGCGCCTGACATATCGCGCGGGCAATGGAAAGTCCGAGGCCGCAGCCGCCAGAGTGACGCGCCCAATTGGCACTTTTAGCCTGTTCTACATCCTGCAACCCATCAGTGATACATCACAACTGATAAGTTTGACGCCCCAAGATTACCTCCTGCATCACCCTGTCACAGCTAGTCATCGGTCATATTCTCGTCGTGATAAAACACCAGTACCTGGTCAAACCACTGCCGCATCGCATACATTGGTAACAGACGTTTTTTCGAGAGCGTTCTTGTAGCTCTCTCCACGGCGGGTTATTAGCCTCACGCTGCCTGCAAAAATTGCCGATATGGACGTAGTTATACTTAATGACGAACAAGCTAAAACCTTGCTTAATATTAACTTGTCATCTCAGCCTTAATTCATCCAGACTATCATCAAAAACATCTATCTTTTTTTGTTGTCAGCCAAAGCCATTGAGTACTTTATTTCTTCCCTAAGCTAAATAACCCACTCAAATGTAAACTGGATGAAGTTTCACATACTTAGTCAGACCAATACCTATATGCGACTCGAAATACAGGTTATATATACAGTATAATCATGAGATTTCGCGGGGCGCAAACCCAACGTGCTGGTACCAGGGGCATGAAGATTATCTGTAAAAGAAGAAATTTTAGATACACGGAGACGCTGTTTCTTTTGCTGGTTCGACTCACCTATTCAAGCTTGGCGAAGCTTAGATTTACCTTGTCACAAGCCTTATTATTATCGATAATTATTTATCTTGAGCAGTAGTACTGGAAGGTTGGCATGCTAGACATAAATAAAAGTGATAGAATCGAATATATAGACGGAATTAGGGGTGCAGCTTCACTATCAGTTGTAACTTTTCATTTTTTTTGGGAAAGTTTGGGAGGTTACATTCCTGGGCTTAGAAGTCATTACACTGCTTTATTTCTAAATGGAACGGTAGCAGTGATGATATTTTTCATATTATCCGGCGACTCTCTATCCATATCTTTCTTCAAGGATAGGGATGAAAAGAAATTAGCCCCAATATTATTAAAGAGATATTTTAGACTTACTTTCATTATACTTCTTACAGCTTTAATTGTTTACCTAACAATGAAACTAGGGCTTACGTTCAACAAGCAGGCTGGGGCTATTTTAAATTCTAAAGAATGGTTAGGTAGCTTTTTAAACTTCACGCCCAACATCAACACTGTATTTAGCTACTCTCTTAGCAACGTATATATAAGGCAAGGTGATAATTACAACCCTTTCTTCTGGACAATGAGTGTTGAATTGATTGGGTCCTACTTTCTCCTTCTTTATTTATTTTGCTATAATCACATCAAAAATGCCAACTTAATTTGCTTTGGTATTTATATTTTCCTTGCGATTATTGGCTCTTATATTTCCCTATTCTTCGTAGGCATGTTACTTTGCAGTTTAAGAAGGGATGGATTCCTTAAAACACTTGAGCAAAGAATTGGAACATTGCTGAACTTATCTCTCTTAGCCATATTATTCATCATTTCATCAATAGTTTTCATTAAATATTATTTACAAGGCCATAGCGAGTTGGAGGATCTTTACTTTGTTATATGCCCAGCGATGCTCCTTTTAGTTTACTCGAATAAACCACTCAAAAATATATTGTCGATGAGGTTTTTCAACTTCCTCGGTAAAATATCTTACCCTCTTTATGCAATACATTTTGTCGTGTTAACCACCGTATTTTCAGGCATAATATCCACATATCCTTTAAGTAAATTTCAAATAATGATGCTTGCAGTTTGTTGCATAGTACTTGCCATAATTTTGGCTATCTTTATAGAAATGTGGGAGTATTTATATCTTAAAAGACTATCCGAAGTTATTAAGAAATTGATAAAATAATTTTTTCAGTTTAAAGGGTCGTTGGCAGATTGTGGTCACCAGCGACTGCTGAAAACATCCAATTATTTCATTGGCTATTTGTAAAATAGCATTGGTGACATTTAAAGTATACGCAGGAAAGCCGACCACGGAATTAAACGCAGTATCGACATAAAACAACCATCAGCCATACTTCAATACCCCACACTGACGAAGGTGAGTACTAAAAATAATATCCGTTTA
This window contains:
- the eco gene encoding serine protease inhibitor ecotin, whose translation is MKLMALALSGMMMALSANSMAAATGDSADISKLPLEKVAPYPQAEKGMVRQVIYLPKLENEDNFKVELLIGKTLEVDCNRHMMGGKLTSKTLQGWGYDYLVLEQLSSPASTMMACPNQTKTKKFIAANLGDQTLARYNSKLPIVVYTPKDVEVKYRVWTTDNNVKTAEVK
- a CDS encoding acyltransferase family protein — encoded protein: MLDINKSDRIEYIDGIRGAASLSVVTFHFFWESLGGYIPGLRSHYTALFLNGTVAVMIFFILSGDSLSISFFKDRDEKKLAPILLKRYFRLTFIILLTALIVYLTMKLGLTFNKQAGAILNSKEWLGSFLNFTPNINTVFSYSLSNVYIRQGDNYNPFFWTMSVELIGSYFLLLYLFCYNHIKNANLICFGIYIFLAIIGSYISLFFVGMLLCSLRRDGFLKTLEQRIGTLLNLSLLAILFIISSIVFIKYYLQGHSELEDLYFVICPAMLLLVYSNKPLKNILSMRFFNFLGKISYPLYAIHFVVLTTVFSGIISTYPLSKFQIMMLAVCCIVLAIILAIFIEMWEYLYLKRLSEVIKKLIK